A genomic region of Cyprinus carpio isolate SPL01 chromosome B13, ASM1834038v1, whole genome shotgun sequence contains the following coding sequences:
- the chchd1 gene encoding coiled-coil-helix-coiled-coil-helix domain-containing protein 1, with the protein MSGSVVQEKVAKLLSRQNGKPVLRPIKPLALKNEVASRSLKKGEATCVTEMSLVMACWKLNDFNNSVCSKEVSAFYTCVEKAQNKAKGKQGTQGRLLPKEANTLLKRFPNLSSEI; encoded by the exons ATGAGTGGATCTGTGGTTCAAGAGAAGGTTGCTAAACTGTTAAGCAGACAGAATGGAAAGCCCGTTCTGAGACCCATCAAACCTCTGGCGCTGAAGAATGAAGTCGCCAGCCGCAGCCTGAAGAAGGGAG AGGCCACCTGTGTAACGGAAATGTCATTAGTTATGGCTTGCTGGAAACTGAATGACTTCAACAACTCGGTCTGCTCTAAAGAAGTCTCAGCCTTCTACACATGTGTTGAAAAG GCGCAGAACAAAGCCAAAGGAAAGCAGGGAACTCAGGGTCGACTTTTGCCTAAAGAAGCCAACACCTTATTAAAACGATTTCCCAACCTGAGCAGTGAGATCTAG